In Campylobacteraceae bacterium, one DNA window encodes the following:
- the aroQ gene encoding type II 3-dehydroquinate dehydratase has protein sequence MKIAVIQGPNLNMLGVREQNIYGPMSMEQIHEQMKTTASQNGVELEFFQSNLEGEIVDKVQECLGEIDGIIINPAAYSHTSIAIADALAAVALPTVEVHISNIYKREEFRKTSITAASSTGVITGFGPFGYHLALLSLTQIISEFKAMQEQQNAAVAQEETQAN, from the coding sequence ATGAAAATAGCAGTAATACAAGGTCCAAACCTTAATATGTTAGGTGTTAGAGAGCAAAATATTTACGGACCAATGTCAATGGAACAAATTCATGAACAAATGAAAACAACAGCTTCACAAAATGGAGTTGAATTAGAGTTCTTTCAATCAAACTTAGAAGGTGAAATTGTTGATAAAGTTCAAGAATGTTTAGGAGAAATTGATGGTATTATTATTAATCCAGCAGCATACTCACATACATCAATAGCAATTGCAGATGCACTAGCAGCTGTGGCACTACCAACTGTAGAAGTACATATCTCAAATATTTATAAAAGAGAAGAATTTAGAAAAACATCAATAACAGCAGCTTCTTCAACGGGTGTTATTACTGGTTTTGGTCCTTTTGGATACCATTTAGCATTATTATCATTAACGCAAATTATTAGTGAATTTAAAGCAATGCAAGAACAACAAAATGCAGCAGTTGCACAAGAAGAAACACAAGCTAATTAA
- a CDS encoding metal-dependent hydrolase, whose protein sequence is MKILKASWLISCDSKVGIIKNAALVYNDKIIDVGDADFILNKYPNCEIKDLGENSVLMPGLINSHIHLEFSANTTSLDYGNFMSWLNSVIVNRETLIEKANSEFISKKLDTMLKTGTTTIGAISSYSYDLDACAKSAMNTVFFAEAIGSKMDMVDTLFSDFKARLSEIKSHASGNFFPGVAIHSPYSVHPFLVREALNLARADNLAVSTHFMESPEEKLWLNKDEGGFLEFFKNFLQQEKAVTKPLEFLNNFKNIKKLSFTHCVEANEEELLLIKELGGVINHCITSNRLLNNTKLDISALKTAYSIGTDGLSSNNSLSMFDELRNVLMMHENKEINAFAAALLVSATKHGSDALGLNKGILAKNFDADIISLLLPDSVEDEKSLCTHVILHTKRVKNVIIGGLNV, encoded by the coding sequence ATGAAGATTTTAAAAGCTTCATGGCTGATATCTTGTGATAGCAAAGTAGGCATTATTAAAAATGCTGCTTTGGTATACAATGATAAAATTATTGATGTGGGTGATGCAGATTTTATTCTTAATAAATATCCTAACTGTGAAATTAAAGATTTAGGTGAAAACTCTGTTTTAATGCCTGGACTTATTAATTCTCATATACATCTCGAATTTTCTGCCAATACTACCAGTTTAGATTATGGTAATTTTATGTCATGGTTAAATTCTGTTATTGTAAACCGAGAAACACTTATAGAAAAAGCAAATTCAGAATTTATTTCAAAAAAACTCGACACGATGTTAAAAACAGGAACAACAACAATTGGTGCAATATCTTCTTATTCTTATGATTTAGATGCTTGTGCAAAAAGTGCTATGAATACTGTATTTTTTGCAGAAGCCATTGGGTCAAAAATGGATATGGTTGATACTTTATTTAGTGATTTTAAAGCAAGATTATCTGAAATAAAAAGCCATGCTTCAGGAAACTTTTTTCCAGGTGTTGCTATTCATTCTCCTTATTCGGTTCATCCTTTTTTAGTAAGAGAAGCTTTAAATTTAGCAAGGGCTGATAACTTAGCAGTAAGTACACATTTTATGGAATCCCCAGAAGAAAAATTATGGTTAAATAAAGATGAAGGTGGTTTTTTAGAGTTTTTTAAAAACTTTTTACAGCAAGAAAAAGCAGTAACGAAACCCCTAGAGTTTTTAAATAATTTTAAAAATATCAAAAAACTTTCTTTTACGCATTGTGTTGAAGCCAATGAAGAAGAACTTCTGCTAATAAAAGAATTAGGTGGGGTGATTAATCACTGTATTACTTCAAACAGATTATTAAACAATACGAAACTAGATATTTCGGCACTTAAAACAGCTTATAGTATTGGAACAGATGGTTTAAGTTCTAATAATTCTTTATCTATGTTTGATGAATTACGAAATGTTCTTATGATGCATGAGAATAAAGAAATAAATGCTTTTGCAGCTGCTTTATTAGTAAGTGCCACTAAACATGGTTCTGATGCTTTGGGTTTAAATAAAGGTATCTTAGCTAAAAACTTTGATGCAGATATTATTTCTTTGCTTTTACCAGATAGTGTGGAAGACGAAAAGAGTTTATGTACTCACGTTATATTACATACAAAAAGAGTTAAAAACGTTATTATTGGAGGCTTAAATGTTTAA
- the sppA gene encoding signal peptide peptidase SppA, producing the protein MFKFIAWLFSPIVAVLDFITKYFKTIVFLSIVYYFSYGSNQDVLSDSNASYANLQKIELFGPILSADKVLEDIEKAKMNDNIKGVLFIVNSPGGAVSPSVELMYAIKELRAIKPVVAYASGTMASGSYYASIYANKIYANPGSMIGSIGVIFQGANMEELMQKIGIKMQTVKVGSYKEAGTPTREWNTYERAELEKVINDTYDIFIEDVSKARGLKKSDHKLYADAHIFTSRQAKKVGLIDEVGNITAAKKYLILLSKVKDPVWHKQDKFDAFMEKIISEVVSNFAISMQGGLKAY; encoded by the coding sequence ATGTTTAAATTTATTGCTTGGTTATTTTCACCCATTGTTGCTGTATTGGATTTTATTACAAAATATTTTAAAACCATTGTTTTTTTGAGTATTGTATATTATTTTTCTTATGGTTCAAATCAAGATGTTTTGAGTGATTCAAATGCATCCTATGCAAATTTACAAAAGATAGAACTTTTTGGTCCTATTTTATCTGCAGATAAGGTATTGGAAGATATTGAAAAAGCAAAAATGAATGACAATATAAAAGGGGTTTTATTTATAGTTAATTCTCCTGGTGGTGCTGTTTCTCCTTCTGTTGAACTTATGTATGCTATTAAAGAATTAAGAGCGATTAAACCCGTCGTTGCATATGCTTCTGGAACAATGGCAAGTGGTTCTTATTATGCTTCTATTTATGCAAATAAAATTTATGCAAATCCCGGTTCTATGATTGGTTCTATTGGTGTTATTTTTCAAGGCGCTAATATGGAAGAATTAATGCAAAAAATAGGTATTAAAATGCAAACGGTAAAAGTAGGGTCATATAAAGAAGCTGGAACACCAACGCGTGAATGGAATACCTACGAAAGAGCTGAGTTAGAAAAAGTAATTAATGATACCTATGATATTTTTATTGAAGATGTATCAAAAGCACGAGGTCTTAAAAAATCAGATCATAAATTATATGCAGATGCACATATTTTTACTTCAAGACAAGCTAAAAAAGTAGGGCTTATTGATGAAGTAGGAAATATTACTGCTGCTAAAAAATACTTAATTCTTTTGTCAAAAGTAAAAGATCCTGTATGGCACAAACAAGATAAGTTTGATGCGTTTATGGAAAAAATTATAAGTGAAGTAGTAAGTAATTTTGCAATAAGCATGCAAGGTGGACTAAAAGCTTATTAG
- a CDS encoding acetate kinase yields the protein MLVFILNAGSSSLKYQLMNPINKKVLAVGLCERIGIDGVLKHEFGEEGKLKVNISLPTHKEAIELVLKTLTDGEGAVINSIDEIQAIGHRAVHGGENFTQSVIIDDKVIQTLKNLIPLAPLHNPANVMGMEICMELMPGVPNVAVFDTAFHQTMPDYAYMYPLPYDQYARNGVRKYGFHGTSHYFVSNEALNMLDKKHNTRVIVCHLGNGSSVSAVYNGKCIDTSMGLTPVQGLMMGTRSGDIGAGALSYMMDKDGLDIKEMLDVLNKKSGIIGISEKSSDLREVLEAMEAGDDKCRLAVDMIAYIIKKYVGSYAAALDGVDALCFTGGIGENAALIREKVCAGLDYMGLNIDPTKNNKRASHARDISTNGSKGRIFVIPTNEEYVIANDTYKIVSALK from the coding sequence ATGTTAGTATTCATTTTAAATGCAGGAAGTTCGTCGTTAAAGTACCAATTAATGAACCCAATTAATAAAAAAGTTTTAGCTGTTGGACTTTGTGAAAGAATTGGAATTGATGGGGTATTAAAACACGAATTTGGAGAAGAAGGAAAATTAAAAGTTAATATATCTTTGCCTACTCATAAAGAAGCAATTGAACTTGTGTTAAAAACATTAACAGATGGTGAAGGTGCTGTTATAAATTCAATTGATGAAATCCAAGCAATTGGACATAGAGCTGTTCATGGTGGGGAGAATTTTACACAATCAGTTATTATTGATGATAAAGTCATTCAAACATTGAAAAATTTAATTCCATTAGCACCTTTACATAATCCTGCAAATGTTATGGGAATGGAAATTTGTATGGAATTAATGCCAGGTGTTCCAAATGTAGCAGTATTTGATACAGCATTTCATCAAACAATGCCTGATTATGCATATATGTACCCTCTTCCTTATGATCAATATGCAAGAAATGGTGTAAGAAAATACGGTTTCCACGGAACCAGTCACTATTTTGTATCCAATGAAGCGTTAAACATGTTAGATAAAAAACACAATACAAGAGTAATTGTTTGTCACTTAGGAAATGGTTCTTCTGTTTCTGCTGTTTACAATGGTAAATGTATTGATACTTCTATGGGATTAACTCCTGTTCAAGGTTTAATGATGGGAACACGTTCTGGTGATATTGGGGCGGGTGCTTTATCTTATATGATGGATAAAGATGGTTTAGATATTAAAGAAATGTTAGATGTTTTAAACAAAAAATCTGGAATCATTGGTATTTCTGAAAAATCATCTGATTTAAGAGAAGTATTAGAAGCTATGGAAGCTGGGGATGATAAATGTAGATTAGCTGTTGATATGATTGCTTATATTATCAAAAAATATGTTGGATCATATGCTGCTGCTTTAGATGGTGTTGATGCTTTATGTTTCACAGGTGGAATTGGTGAAAATGCTGCATTAATCAGAGAAAAAGTGTGTGCAGGATTAGATTATATGGGATTAAATATTGACCCTACTAAAAATAATAAAAGAGCAAGTCATGCAAGAGATATTTCTACAAATGGTTCAAAAGGTAGAATTTTTGTAATACCTACAAATGAAGAATATGTCATAGCAAATGATACATACAAAATAGTATCCGCTTTAAAATAA
- the pta gene encoding phosphate acetyltransferase produces MGLIDSIKKNAKKKLRTIVLPESQDERVLLAAQIVLKEKTANIILIGDEKKIKEDALKAGANIEGASIINPLEFDGIDAYIDELVELRAKKSLSKKDATQIMKTEPRFFACMMVRLGDAQGVVAGSDSPTSDVLRAAMQVIKTAPGIKTVSSSFVMETADGKFGDNGLILFGDCAVLPNPTSEQLADIAASTAETAKNVVGLVPRVAMLSFSTMGSASHPLVDKVKDAVSILNNRNVDFAYGGEMQADAAIVEAIGKKKAPDSKVAGSANVLIFPDLQSGNIGYKLVQRFANAQAHGPIIQGLNKPVNDLSRGCSVEDISNLVAITATQVVD; encoded by the coding sequence ATGGGTTTAATTGATAGTATTAAAAAAAATGCTAAAAAGAAGTTACGAACAATTGTATTACCTGAATCACAAGACGAAAGAGTATTATTAGCGGCACAAATCGTATTAAAAGAGAAAACTGCCAATATAATATTAATTGGTGATGAAAAGAAAATAAAAGAAGATGCTTTAAAAGCTGGCGCTAATATTGAAGGTGCTTCAATTATTAATCCCTTAGAGTTTGATGGTATTGATGCTTATATAGATGAATTGGTTGAATTAAGAGCTAAAAAATCTTTAAGTAAAAAAGATGCTACGCAAATTATGAAAACTGAGCCACGATTTTTTGCTTGTATGATGGTAAGACTTGGTGATGCACAGGGTGTAGTTGCTGGTTCTGATTCACCTACTTCTGATGTATTAAGAGCGGCTATGCAAGTAATTAAAACAGCTCCTGGAATTAAAACGGTTTCTTCTTCTTTTGTTATGGAAACAGCTGATGGAAAATTTGGAGATAATGGGTTAATCTTATTTGGAGATTGTGCTGTTTTACCTAATCCAACATCTGAGCAATTAGCTGATATTGCTGCTTCAACAGCAGAAACTGCTAAGAATGTAGTTGGTTTAGTACCTAGAGTTGCAATGTTATCTTTTTCTACTATGGGAAGTGCGTCGCACCCTTTGGTGGACAAAGTAAAAGACGCTGTTAGCATTTTAAACAATAGAAATGTCGATTTTGCTTATGGTGGAGAAATGCAAGCAGATGCTGCTATTGTTGAAGCTATTGGAAAAAAGAAAGCCCCTGATTCAAAAGTGGCAGGATCTGCAAATGTTTTAATTTTCCCTGATTTACAGTCTGGAAATATTGGATACAAATTAGTGCAACGTTTTGCTAATGCACAAGCGCATGGACCTATTATTCAAGGTCTTAATAAACCCGTAAATGATTTATCAAGAGGATGTTCAGTAGAAGACATTTCAAACCTTGTTGCAATTACTGCAACACAAGTTGTTGATTAA
- a CDS encoding 3'-5' exonuclease produces MFRNIINTWNKKKLTNLKYSYLFDPCLENEYVSLDCETTGLNPNKDEILSIGAVIVKGNKILMRDTFNIFVKPSSKIAEESIKIHQIRPIDLVNAVDSKVAITQLLDFIGSRTIIGYYIKFDMTIISKYTKKYIGVKLPNKSIEVSSLYYKSRKKTSPYDFIDLKFDTIMKELQIPELGKHDALNDAIMTAMIFLKLQKYQE; encoded by the coding sequence ATGTTTAGAAATATAATTAATACTTGGAATAAAAAAAAACTTACTAATTTAAAGTATTCATATTTATTTGATCCTTGTTTAGAAAACGAATATGTTAGTTTAGATTGTGAAACAACAGGTTTAAATCCCAATAAAGATGAGATACTATCTATTGGAGCAGTTATTGTAAAAGGCAATAAGATTTTAATGAGAGATACCTTTAATATTTTTGTAAAACCTTCATCCAAAATTGCAGAAGAATCTATTAAAATACACCAAATAAGACCTATTGATTTAGTCAATGCAGTGGATTCAAAAGTAGCAATAACACAGCTTTTGGATTTCATTGGGTCTAGGACAATAATTGGTTATTATATTAAATTTGATATGACAATAATATCAAAATATACTAAAAAATATATTGGAGTGAAATTACCAAATAAAAGCATAGAAGTATCCTCTTTATATTACAAAAGCAGAAAAAAAACCTCCCCTTATGATTTTATAGATTTGAAGTTTGATACGATAATGAAGGAGCTTCAGATTCCAGAGCTAGGAAAACATGATGCACTTAATGATGCAATTATGACTGCAATGATTTTTCTTAAACTTCAAAAATACCAGGAATGA
- a CDS encoding CBS domain-containing protein encodes MSLRDQKSFLSNIHPFEVLKEDQMHMCIKHMDIAYYPKGTVLISPLKIPDHFFIIIKGNVHEFKEDELIMDYSNEDSFDSNSLIYSKTKSTFKVEEDLICYELEKKTFLNLLEKNEQFKNYFLNNLVSKLQMLKEKEFSSELSTFILDKVEDTIVHEPCIVKQDEKLLNAIEKSLEYKTSTIVVKKGEEYGIITDSLLKMKVLLQKRDLNIEVQEIAIFPLLTVNAEDYLFDALSLLIKKNIKRVGVLNSKKELVGILEQIDVLSHFANHTNVVDTKIKKANNLEELKLASQSLMNIITTMQAKGVKVVHIANLIGQLNTKVYKKLYELILPKELRQNACFIVMGSEGRNEQIIKTDQDNALVINDSSNASEYKEYMEKITASLIDFGYPPCEGNIMVSNPFWCKRVQDYKDETARWIQTPDLQNYMDLAIFFDSFAVAGDKNLLIDLKDDLFHKLHDKDVFMAYFAKSTLTFETPRTVNSFMTKVNYIDIKKAGVFPIVQGIRSLCLREKIRETTTVKRIKILVERNILDENMGNELLEAFDVLGTLRLKAQLKSYQCKKNINNEIDTLSLGKIQRDLLKDSLSIVIDFKKFISHSFQIDKIS; translated from the coding sequence ATGAGCCTTAGAGACCAAAAATCCTTCTTATCAAATATTCACCCTTTTGAAGTTTTAAAAGAAGATCAAATGCATATGTGCATTAAACACATGGATATTGCTTATTATCCAAAAGGAACTGTTTTAATATCTCCTCTTAAAATTCCTGATCATTTTTTTATTATTATAAAAGGAAATGTTCACGAGTTTAAAGAAGATGAACTTATTATGGATTATTCTAATGAAGATTCTTTTGATTCAAATTCTTTGATTTATTCAAAAACAAAAAGTACTTTTAAAGTAGAAGAAGATTTAATTTGTTATGAGCTGGAAAAAAAAACTTTTTTAAATCTTCTTGAAAAAAATGAACAATTTAAGAATTATTTTTTAAATAACCTTGTGAGTAAATTACAAATGTTAAAAGAAAAAGAGTTTTCATCTGAATTATCTACTTTTATTTTGGATAAAGTCGAAGATACAATTGTTCATGAGCCTTGCATTGTTAAACAAGATGAAAAATTATTGAATGCAATTGAAAAATCCTTAGAATATAAAACATCTACTATTGTTGTAAAAAAAGGTGAAGAATACGGAATTATTACAGATTCTTTACTAAAAATGAAAGTTTTATTACAAAAAAGAGATTTAAATATTGAAGTACAAGAAATTGCAATTTTCCCTTTATTAACGGTAAATGCAGAAGACTACCTTTTTGATGCACTTTCTTTATTAATTAAAAAGAATATTAAAAGAGTAGGAGTGCTTAATTCAAAAAAAGAATTAGTAGGAATTTTAGAACAAATTGATGTTTTGTCACATTTTGCAAATCACACCAATGTAGTAGATACAAAAATTAAAAAAGCAAATAACTTAGAAGAATTAAAACTAGCTAGCCAATCTTTAATGAATATTATTACAACCATGCAAGCAAAAGGTGTAAAAGTAGTTCATATTGCAAATTTAATTGGTCAGCTTAATACCAAAGTATATAAAAAACTCTATGAATTAATCCTACCAAAAGAATTAAGACAAAATGCATGTTTTATTGTTATGGGAAGTGAAGGAAGAAACGAACAAATAATCAAAACCGATCAAGACAATGCTTTGGTTATTAATGATTCTTCAAATGCCAGTGAATATAAAGAATATATGGAAAAAATCACTGCTTCACTTATTGATTTTGGATACCCACCTTGTGAAGGTAATATTATGGTATCCAATCCATTTTGGTGTAAAAGAGTTCAAGATTATAAAGACGAAACAGCCAGATGGATTCAAACTCCTGATTTACAAAATTATATGGACTTAGCTATTTTCTTTGATTCTTTTGCAGTTGCTGGAGATAAAAACTTATTAATTGATTTAAAAGATGATTTATTTCACAAATTACATGATAAAGATGTTTTTATGGCCTACTTTGCAAAATCAACCTTAACTTTTGAAACGCCTCGAACGGTTAATAGTTTTATGACTAAGGTTAATTATATTGATATTAAAAAAGCAGGTGTTTTTCCTATAGTTCAGGGTATTAGATCGTTATGTTTAAGAGAAAAAATAAGAGAAACAACTACAGTTAAACGAATCAAAATTTTAGTTGAGAGAAATATTTTGGATGAAAATATGGGGAATGAACTCTTAGAAGCTTTTGATGTTTTAGGGACTTTACGTTTAAAAGCCCAGTTAAAAAGTTATCAATGTAAAAAGAATATTAATAATGAAATTGATACCCTTAGTTTGGGGAAAATACAAAGAGATTTATTAAAAGATTCATTAAGTATTGTAATTGATTTTAAAAAATTCATCTCTCATAGTTTTCAAATTGATAAGATTTCTTAA